The following coding sequences are from one Canis lupus baileyi chromosome 19, mCanLup2.hap1, whole genome shotgun sequence window:
- the LOC140611448 gene encoding olfactory receptor-like protein OLF4: MEKGNDTQISAFLLLGLSEEPEIQPLLFGLFLSMYLITVFGNLLLILAISSDSHLHTPMYFFLANLSFVDICFTSTTVPKMLQNIQTHSKVITYAGCITQMYFFILFVVLDAFLLTVMAYDRYVAICQPLHYMVIMKTQLCALLVLLSWIVSVLYSLLQTSMVLRLSFCTEMAIPHFFCELNQVIQLACSDTFLSNMVMYFAAMFMATGTFFGILYSYSKIASSIHRISSALGKSKAFSTCASHLSVVSLFFCTSLGVYLSSAAPQSSHSTAVASVMYTVVTPMLNPFIYSLRNKDIKKALMRFSGMAGLKVTTILELKNHP, from the coding sequence atggaaaaaggaaatgatacacaaatttcagcatttcttcttctgggattatCAGAGGAACCAGAAATACAGCCCCTTCTATTTGGGCTTTTCCTCTCCATGTACCTCATCACTGTGTTTGGAAACCTGCTCCTCATCCTGGCCATCAGCTCTGACTCTCATCTCCACACTCCTatgtacttcttccttgccaaccTGTCCTTTGTAGACATCTGTTTCACCTCCACCACCGTCCCCAAGATGCTTCAGAACATCCAGACTCACAGCAAAGTCATTACCTATGCAGGCTGCATCACACAGATGTACTTTTTCATACTCTTTGTTGTATTGGATGCCTTTCTCCTGActgtgatggcctatgaccgGTATGTGGCCATCTGTCAACCACTGCACTACATGGTCATTATGAAAACCCAGCTGTGTGCACTGCTGGTTCTGCTGTCCTGGATTGTGAGTGTCTTGTATTCCTTGTTACAAACCTCCATGGTGTTGCGGCTGTCCTTCTGTACAGAGATGGCAATCCCTCACTTTTTCTGTGAACTCAATCAAGTGATCCAACTTGCCTGTTCTGATACCTTTCTCAGTAACATGGTGATGTATTTTGCAGCTATGTTTATGGCTACTGGTACCTTCTTTGGGATCCTTTACTCTTACTCTAAGATTGCTTCCTCCATACATAGAATATCATCAGCCCTGGGCAAATCCAAAGCATTTTCCACCTGTGCATCTCACCTCTCAgttgtctccttatttttttgTACAAGTTTAGGAGTGTACCTTagctctgctgctccccagaGCTCTCACTCAACTGCAGTGGCCTCTGTGATGTACACAGTTGTCACACCCATGCTGAACCCCTTCATCTATAGTCTGAggaacaaagacataaaaaaggCTCTGATGAGATTCTCTGGGATGGCAGGTCTAAAAGTGACAACAATCCTGGAGTTGAAGAACCACCCATGA